One Microtus pennsylvanicus isolate mMicPen1 chromosome 3, mMicPen1.hap1, whole genome shotgun sequence DNA window includes the following coding sequences:
- the Aqp7 gene encoding aquaporin-7 isoform X2: MSQTVQPRRSTQNAAMAPRPVLRNIQEVLQKEMVREFLAETMSTYVMMLFLLTGAHMNAAVTFANCALGRMPWRKFPIYVLGQFLGSFLAAATTYLLFYGAIEHFAGGDLLVTGSLATANIFATYLPKHMTLWQGFLDEVFLTALLQLGLFAITDKQNNPALQGTEALVIGILVCIIGVSLGMNSGYAINPSRDLPPRFFTFIAGWGKQVFRAGNNWWWVPVVAPLLGSYVGGIVYLGLIHSSIPREPQSSENAEAGDQKITVSSSKVLLTPISTTPASNQPVPPPSDSVPVERF; the protein is encoded by the exons ATGTCTCAGACAGTCCAGCCGAGGCG GTCTACCCAGAACGCCGCAATGGCCCCAAGGCCCGTGCTCAGGAACATCCAGGAGGTGCTGCAGAAGGAGATGGTGCGGGAGTTCCTGGCCGAGACCATGAGCACCTATGTCATGATG CTCTTTCTCTTGACAGGAGCCCATATGAACGCAGCCGTGACCTTTGCCAACTGTGCACTAGGCCGGATGCCCTGGAGGAAGTTCCCCATATATGTGCTGGGCCAGTTCCTGGGCTCCTTCTTAGCTGCGGCCACCACCTACTTACTTTTCTACG GTGCCATTGAACACTTTGCGGGCGGAGACTTGTTGGTGACTGGTTCCCTGGCCACTGCCAACATTTTTGCCACCTATCTTCCTAAACACATGACCTTGTGGCAGGGCTTCCTGGATGAG GTGTTCTTGACCGCATTGCTCCAGCTGGGTCTCTTCGCCATCACGGACAAGCAGAACAATCCAGCGCTTCAGGGGACTGAGGCCCTGGTGATAGGCATCCTTGTCTGCATCATTGGGGTGTCCCTGGGCATGAACTCGGGGTATGCCATCAACCCGTCCCGTGACCTGCCTCCCCGCTTCTTCACTTTCATTGCTGGCTGGGGTAAACAAGTATTCAG aGCCGGGAACAACTGGTGGTGGGTACCAGTGGTAGCACCCCTCCTGGGCTCCTACGTAGGTGGCATTGTGTACCTGGGCCTGATTCACTCCAGTATACCACGGGAACCTCAGAGTTCGGAGAATGCTGAAGCGGGAGACCAGAAGATAACCGTATCATCATCCAAGGTTCTCCTCACCCCCATCTCTACCACCCCAGCTTCCAACCAACCCGTTCCACCCCCAAGTGACTCGGTGCCTGTAGAGCGCTTCTAA
- the Aqp7 gene encoding aquaporin-7 isoform X1, whose amino-acid sequence MSQTVQPRRSTQNAAMAPRPVLRNIQEVLQKEMVREFLAETMSTYVMMVFGLGSVAHMVLGEQKMGSYLGVNLGFGFGVTMGVHVGGGISGAHMNAAVTFANCALGRMPWRKFPIYVLGQFLGSFLAAATTYLLFYGAIEHFAGGDLLVTGSLATANIFATYLPKHMTLWQGFLDEVFLTALLQLGLFAITDKQNNPALQGTEALVIGILVCIIGVSLGMNSGYAINPSRDLPPRFFTFIAGWGKQVFRAGNNWWWVPVVAPLLGSYVGGIVYLGLIHSSIPREPQSSENAEAGDQKITVSSSKVLLTPISTTPASNQPVPPPSDSVPVERF is encoded by the exons ATGTCTCAGACAGTCCAGCCGAGGCG GTCTACCCAGAACGCCGCAATGGCCCCAAGGCCCGTGCTCAGGAACATCCAGGAGGTGCTGCAGAAGGAGATGGTGCGGGAGTTCCTGGCCGAGACCATGAGCACCTATGTCATGATG GTGTTTGGCCTTGGTTCCGTGGCTCATATGGTTCTTGGAGAACAAAAGATGGGGAGCTATCTTGGTGTCAACTTGGGTTTTGGCTTCGGAGTCACCATGGGCGTGCACGTGGGAGGCGGCATCTCCG GAGCCCATATGAACGCAGCCGTGACCTTTGCCAACTGTGCACTAGGCCGGATGCCCTGGAGGAAGTTCCCCATATATGTGCTGGGCCAGTTCCTGGGCTCCTTCTTAGCTGCGGCCACCACCTACTTACTTTTCTACG GTGCCATTGAACACTTTGCGGGCGGAGACTTGTTGGTGACTGGTTCCCTGGCCACTGCCAACATTTTTGCCACCTATCTTCCTAAACACATGACCTTGTGGCAGGGCTTCCTGGATGAG GTGTTCTTGACCGCATTGCTCCAGCTGGGTCTCTTCGCCATCACGGACAAGCAGAACAATCCAGCGCTTCAGGGGACTGAGGCCCTGGTGATAGGCATCCTTGTCTGCATCATTGGGGTGTCCCTGGGCATGAACTCGGGGTATGCCATCAACCCGTCCCGTGACCTGCCTCCCCGCTTCTTCACTTTCATTGCTGGCTGGGGTAAACAAGTATTCAG aGCCGGGAACAACTGGTGGTGGGTACCAGTGGTAGCACCCCTCCTGGGCTCCTACGTAGGTGGCATTGTGTACCTGGGCCTGATTCACTCCAGTATACCACGGGAACCTCAGAGTTCGGAGAATGCTGAAGCGGGAGACCAGAAGATAACCGTATCATCATCCAAGGTTCTCCTCACCCCCATCTCTACCACCCCAGCTTCCAACCAACCCGTTCCACCCCCAAGTGACTCGGTGCCTGTAGAGCGCTTCTAA